The Brassica oleracea var. oleracea cultivar TO1000 chromosome C7, BOL, whole genome shotgun sequence sequence TATATACACCAAATTATAAAATAAAAGCCAAGTGAAGGTCTCATGCAAAAATTTAGTTAAAGTATATATATATATATATATATCGTAAAATTAACTATTTTAAAATAAAATTTATTTTAATTTTTTTTTATAAATTAATCATTCTATAAATTAATAAAATATTAAAATTTCAACATTATTAATTTATAGAGTTTTTACTGTATATTATATATAGCCATGCTACAAAAGTTTTACGAGTTCAGCTTAAATGTAGTGGATAAGCCTGCATCACTCTAGAAATCTTTCCCAAATTCCACTCGAAGTCTAGAATCACTGTTCTTGAAGCTTACAAGTATCGAGATGTTAAACTCTTTCTCTCACACACACGAACCCACAAACTTTCTCTAAAACTTGCTTGTTCTCTCGTACGTCCGTCCGTATATGCTAGGACAACGACCTCACACATTAATCTAGCTCACAAGTTCCAATACTTCCTATTGTATAAAGAAGTTCATGCGGAAACCCTTCCCTTTGTCACCAAGTTCTAGCCTACCATTTCAGTCTCTCTTGCACACTATCACCAAGACCAGGGGCGGACCAACGTAAGAGAAAGTGGGTTCAGCTAACACCACAAAAATGATACAAATCAGGGTTTGTAAACTGTTTTATTATTGATAGTAGCATATTTGACTGGAAAGTGTATTAATGAACACCACAATCTGGGTTCAAGCCCCTCTATGACCTTTTCTATATTTTTAACTCCTCAAAAAAAAAAAAAAAAAAATTTGGGTTAGCTACTGGCCAAGACTTCATGAAGTGGTTTTACACACTTTCCAGGAACACCCTCATGTGCACGGCAGCTGGAACCCTCAGTTTTCCTTCAGGGCGACAAATCATTAGACCATCATTAACGTAGGGTTCTTAATACATGGTTCTTAGCAGAATATAAGAACCCGACTTTTAAATTTTTTATTTAAAAACCGACTCTTAGCATTTTCAGTTAAAAATTAAGAATCGAAATCTTATATTCTGCTAAGAGTCTCGTCCCGATGCTCTTATGCTTTCGATGGGCCATCTTATTCATTACGATCTCGCCGAGGCCCCCACAGCTAAATCCTTCTCGGGGTGCACGCTAGTGGACAGTCTAGCTAGGTAACTTTTTCAGATAATCTTATCATAATCGAATCAGCTAATGCGTTATTATCAAACAAAAGAAAACAAAAAAAACAAAGTTCACTCAGTTAAAGTTCTTCTCTACGTTACATCCTAATTATAATCAGTAGCCACACTAACATCTATCCTCGAATTGTGTTCGGAGTGAAGAAAAAAAATGGCATCTCTCATTGATTCCCGAAGCGGTTTCTGCAAATCAAACTCCACATTCTATAGCAAACGCAACCCACTGCCTCTCCCGGCGAACCCTTCCCTTGATGTCACCACTTTCATCTCCTCTCAGACTCACCGCGGCACCACCGCCTTCATCGACGCAGCCACTGGCCTCCGGTTAAGCTTCTCCGAACTCTGGACAGCCGTGGAACGCGTCGCTGACTGTCTCCACCACGATATCGGTTTACGGAGAGGCCACGTCGTCCTCATCCTCTCTCCCAACTCTATCTACATTCCCGTCGTCTCCCTCGCCGTCATGTCTCTCGGCGCCGTCGTCACCACCGCGAACACTCTCAACACCGCCGGCGAGATATCCAGACAAACCGCCGACAGCAACCCAACGCTCGCCTTCACAACCGCCGACCTGGCTCCCAAACTCGCCGGTTCCGGTATCTCCGTCGTCCTCGAGCGCGTGGGGTCCACTCGCGGAGTCAACGTCGTCGGGGCTGTGAGCGAGATGATGGAGAAGGAACCGAGTGGGCAGCGAGTCAGAGACCGAGTCAACGAGGAGGACACGGCGATGATGCTTTACTCGTCGGGCACAACGGGGCCGAGCAAAGGAGTGATCACGTCTCACCGGAACTTAACAGCCTCTGTGGCGAGGTTCGTCTCTGAGAAACGGATAGGAGGCCAGGTTTTCCTCTGCACCGTTCCCATGTTCCACACCTACGGACTACTCTGCTTCACTATGTTCACCGTAGCAGTGGGTTCCACGGTGGTGATTCTCCGGAGATTCGACCTCCACGGTATGATGGCCGCCGTTGAGAAGTACAGCGCCACGATCCTGGCTTTGGCGCCGCCGGTTGTGGTAGCTATGACTAACGAAGCGGATGTGATCAGGGCCAAGTACGATCTGAGCTCACTGAGGACGGTGAGATGCGGTGGGGCGCCGTTGAGTAAGGAGGTGACGGAGGGGTTCATGGAGAAATATCCGACGGTTGATATTTTAGCTGGATACGCTTTGACGGAATCGAACGGTGCAGGAGCTTCGATTGATACGGTGGAGGAGAGCCGGAGATACGGTTCGGTGGGGTTGTTGGCCCCCGGTGTGGAAGCGAGGATTGTGGATCCGGATACGGGTCGGGTCATGGGTGTCAACCAAACGGGCGAGCTCTGGCTCAGAGGGCCTTCTATTTCCAAAGGTAATGACGTAATGTGATGTTTTAAAGCATTAACTTTTTCATCATAATCAACTTTTGAACAACTTTTTTCATTTTGATCTTGTTTATATAACTCTTTTTTTGTATGAACAAGTATATTAATTTAATATGACTTCTAGTTTTTAGATAGTGATGAATTTTACTATATGGTTCATCTCATTGTGAATTCTTGGCTTTTGTGTATGTATCGCATATGGTTTCAAAATGGTAGATGGTAAGAGATTTAGCTAGTATATGGTTATATAGAAAATTTGTCAAGAAAACAGTTTAAATATATGTTGGAACGTTACACCAACCAAATAATTGTTATTTGGTAGTTTACTATAATTTTCTTTTTCTAACAAGGTTATTTTAAAAACGGGGAAGCTACAAATGAGACCATTAATTTGGAAGGATGGCTAAGAACTGGAGATATATGTTATATTGATGAAGATGGGTTTCTTTTTGTCGTGGACCGATTAAAAGAACTAATCAAATACAAAGGCTATCAGGTAAAAAAGTTACCTTTTATAGTATATGAATCAATAGTGTAAAATTGAAAAAGCACAGATTGTAATTGTTTGGATTTTGGCTAATAGGTGCCTCCAGCTGAACTAGAGGCTCTCTTGGTAACTCATCCAGACATTCTAGATGCTGCTGTTATTCCGTAAACCATTGATACAACTTTTTTTTTACTTTTAAAACACGACAACGTGAAGTTATTTTTATTTATTTCCTGTTTTGTCTATCACAAAGATTTCCTGATAAAGAAGCGGGACAATATCCAATGGCCTACGTGACACGAAAGCTTGAGAGCGACCTATCAGAGAAGCAAATAATTGACTTCGTGTCTAAACAGGTACCACTAAAATCGCAAAACGGCACCCATTTATATATACACTATAGTTTAGTTATACTTGGGTGGTAAATATCAAACTTCAAACGATAAATATTTATGATTTGATGAGCAGGTGGCACCGTATAAGAAGATAAGAAAAGTCGCATTTATAAACTCCATACCAAAGAATCCATCCGGCAAGACACTTCGTAAAGATCTAATCAAACTCGCCACTTCTAAAATTTGAAATGATCTATTTGCTGGATTCTCACTTCTTAGTGGTGATGGTATTATATTTTTCAATAAGAGAGAAATGTAAGAGCATATATATGTTGAACAGTTTAAAAGAAGATTCTCTTTAACTCTATATCAAAATATTCCATCTTTCCTATAGTGACAAAACTCTTGCGAACTGATCCTGCTGGATATCCCAAAGCCTTCTTAAAAACAATATATAGTTGTTGTATGCATCGTTGATGGATCAAAATTCTTGGATACCTTTTATTGAAGTATTCAAAATAACGAAACTAGGCCAAAACAATTTTGACCACATGAGATAGGTTAGTGGTTTAAATATAGGAATTGGTCTTGTTGTACTCTTAACTAGAGTTCCGGTGCAAGTAATGTTTCTGGCCATGTGTTCTGGTATTGATGTAACCTGGTTTTGGACTAAAGAAAAACTCAGACCGAAGGGGAAACTAAGACCCACATTCAAACTCTTTCTAAGAACATCTTCATTGCTAAGTGTATAAAATGGAATCTTAGATTAATTAACTTTATTATTTTAATTAAAAGTAATTAGTGAATTAAGTTTAAATGTTGAAAAGTAATCAAGGCATTTGGAGCATGATTATTGGGGGTTCTTAGGGCGGAGTTCTTACCGGAATATAAGAACCCGTCTCTTAATTTTTAACTAAAAAAGCTAAGAACCGGTTCTTAAATAAAAGTTTTAAGAGCCGGTTCTTAACTTTTTTAGTTAAAAGTTAAGAGACATGTTCTTATATTCCGCTAAGAACCTCATTCTAAGAACTCCCCAGTAATCATGCTCTAAGTTGCCAAATGCCATTAAGAGTTCTTAAGAATATCTCATGCTATTTTAAGATATATTCTAACTAATAGTGTTTGAGTATTTGATATCTGATAAAAAATGAAACAAAATTGAAATCCAAAGTAGATTATATTTTTAAAATAAAAATAAAAATACATAAAAATAGTAATAGTTACAAAAAATTAAAGTAATTAATATTATTAAGCCGCCAGCAAAATATTAAATCATATACCCTAAACCCTAAATCTTTGGATAAACCATAAACTTTTAGATAAACCCTAAACCTTTGGTTAAATCTTAAACCCTAAATCATACATTAAAACTAAATCTTAATAACACTAAACCCTAAATCCTAATCACTAAACCCTAAACCCATGGATAAACTCTGACCCCTTGGATAAATCATAAACTCTAAATCAAAAATATTAAAAATTAAACCCTAGAGTTTATGATTTACCCAAGGATTCAGAGTTTACCCAAAGGTTTAGGGTTTAGTGATTAGGATTTAGGGTTTAGTATTATTAAAATTTAGTTTTTAATGTATGAATTAGGGTTTAAGATTTTCCAACGGCTTAGGATTTATCCAAAGTTTAAGGTTTAAAATTTAGGGTTTAGAGTTTAAGATTTAGGGTATAGGGTTTAGTATTTTACTGACGGCTTAACAATATTTATTTATTTCTTTTTTTTTGTAACTATTTTTATGTATTTTTTATTTTTTATTTTAAAAATATAATCTAATTTGGAAATACAATTTTGTTTCCTTATTTAAAAGATATCAAGTATCAAATACTCAAACACTATTGGTTGGTGAATCTATAGGTTCACCCGGGGGGTGAACCCAAGAATAACTCATATTTTAATCTATGAATGGAGTTGATCTACCAACCAAAAAAACAGGAACATTTGGAATCTCTTATCATCACTCCTTTTTTTTTTTTTTCTCTTATCATCACTCCTTAAGAGTGTGCGGAGGTACACGACGGGTCCTTAGCGTTTAATCATGGGTTAGGAGGAATAGAATAATAATTGTTTGGTTAATATAAATAAGGATTGGTACGTTAATAAGGATTTTTAGGACTTGATCCTTAGGGTACGTGGCGTTTTCTGAATGGATGGAAGGGTTTACGGTTTGGTAATGAGAAAAATATTGGTCATTCTCGACTGAAGCAGAGAAAAAAAAATTGTCCCGACGAAGAAAGGCGATTCCTCTCTCGACGAAACGAAGGCGATTCCTGCGACGAAAGACGGTGATTCCCGCGACGAAAGACGGCGATTTGTCTCGACGAAAGATCGCCGTCGGCTGAACAAGGTAAATCGCACCCTTCTTTTGTAGATTAATCGATACAGATAAGTTTGCATCTTGAATCGATCTCATTTGAAATTAGGGTTCGAACACAATTTGGGGATTTGTTGCGTTTGTACTTATTATCGGTTTGAAAACGATACTGCTTTCATCGATTTGGGTTCTTCTCGTTTGAAATTAGGGTTTCAAAAAGATTTGGGGTTTTTGTGTTTGTACTTATCGATTTGAAAACGATACTGCTATCATCAATTTGGGGTTCTTATGGTTTGAAATTAGGGTTTCAAAAGGATTTGGGGCTTTTTGAGTTTGTATTTCTTGCACAGGTTTGCTAGCTACTACTCGACTATCTGTTTGAGATTTTTAGAAGCCTGTGTTTGCATTTCTACATGATAGTTTGAGTGTTTTGAGTTTGAGTGTATTGAGTTTGTGTGTTTGTTGTTTAAGGATTACAATGTCAGTTATCTGTGAGACATAAAAAAAAAAGCTTCCTAATTTGTTCTGTCGGATGAGCTGCAAGTTTATGATCATGTGTGTGTGTGTTGTTTGGATTGAATTGATAGATGATGTTCATTGATTAGCATGTGAGCTTATGTTTACCTCTGTTCTTACTTTATTATTTCTTGCAGGTTAACGAATATGGGACAAGATTATTCATACAGCCAGCCTTCCTCATCATCAGACTCGATTGACATTACTTCCCTTCTTCATGCAGAAGCTGAGTTGTATGCGGATGAAGGTCAGAGTAGCTACAATAATCCAGAACCGGTTCAGTACCCACCTCAACAAGAGGCAGATGATGGAATCCCGACGATATGCTATTGTGGTGGTGAGCCTGTTGTTGCAACATCCTCCACTCATAAAGATCCCAGCAGGAGGTACTTCACGTGCGAGAATGTGGATGATGGAGACTGTAACATATGGAAATGGTGGGATGTCGCGGTCATGGAGGAGATGAGCGACTTGCATAGACAACTTAGGCTGCTTAAGGATCAAGGCAATGCGAGTGAGCAGAAGCTGATGCTGCTAGAGAAGAGTGTGTTTGAGTTATCAAACCAGAAATCAGGAGTTAAGCTAGTGAGAGTGAGCAGTAGCCGGTGTTGTCTATTAGTTTTAATAGGTTTCGTGTTCTTGTTTCTGCGTGGTGAGTATATATCCTTGTGCTTTTATCTCATTTACCAATATTCTGCGTGGTGAGTTCGTTGACTATTTTATCTCATTTTTTTCAGGATTAGCTTCAAACGAGAGTGTCTCAAAGAAACAATGTCATTACTAACAAGGTACGCACACTAGAATTAAAGCAATTAGTCATTTAATGAAGGTGAATTGATTTCTATCGTCGTAACTCCTCGAATTTGATCGGTTATAAATGTTAGCGCGTTTAGAAAGAGTGAACTGAAGACTCTAGCTTGCTAGGATTGTACTAATTAGTCGGATTTGATTGGTGATAAATGCTAGTTCTTTGCTTCCTATCTTCCTAACTGCTCAGATTTTAATTGCTTTAATTGAAAAAAAAATGTAGATGGCTTACTTAAGGCTCTGTGTTTCTAATAGAGCGACACAACCATTCTCTAACCGTGGATAACACCACTGGTTTTGTTAACCTACTTTATAGTCAATCTCCAATTGAAATTGATTCACCCGAACTTGTTGTCGAGTCGGGTTCGAAAGAGAGGAGGAAATGGTCACTAAAAGAGGATCAAATCCTCATTGGGGCTTGGCTTAACACAAGTAAAGATTCTGTGGTCAGCAATGAGCAAAAAGCTGGTGTTTTTTGGAAGAGGATTGTACAATACTACAACGCAAGCCCTTATCTGGCTGGGACTATACCTAGAGACCTTGGGCAGTGCAAGCAGAGGTGGGCTAGGATAAATGAGCAAGTCTGCAAGTTTGTTGGGTGCTATGACGCGGCTCTTAGGGCACAGAGAAGTGGTCAAAACGATGATGATGTGATGAGAGCTGCCCAAGAGTACTTCTTCAACGATCACTCCGTCAAGTTCAGCATGGAACACGCCTGGAGGGAGCTGAGGCATGACCAGAAATGGTGCTCCACCTATGTGACTAAGGACGGTGGGAGTCAAAAGCGCAAACCAGTCCAGGCGGAGGTTGATAGACAAGCGGAAGTGGGAGAACCAGAGGAAAGACCAGTCGGGGTCAAGGCAGCTAAAGGTGTTACCAAGAAGAAGAAGAGTGGTAGAGAAGAAGAGTTGTCACAGTTATAGGGCGTGTTTGAAGTGAAAGAAAACTCGCTAGGCATAAACTGCTTGATCGTTTACTCGGGAAAAAACAGCCTCTATCTGCGATAGAGACATCTCTTAAACTCAAACTAATGTCTTAGATGTTATGATGTTAACTGTATGTTAAGTTGTTACTTTTGTGTACTTGTACATTATTAAACTTTGCTCACTCTTGTCTTTTGTGTTGTTTCAGGGTTCAGCAGTAGGTCATGTGAACGAAGTCACGGGTGCATTTAGCGTTGTGAAAGTCTTTTGTTGTTTACCTCAAGTGAATCAAGTCATGGGATTTTATCTATGTACTATAAGTAGTTGTCATGCGAATGTCTTTAGCTATGTATCTCCTTCGCTTTGCTTCCTCTTCATCAAAACTTGTATCCTCTTGTTTCATTTCATGTTCAAGTTCTTATTATGTTTTCCCGGAGCTGTAGAATATACCTACCATGATCAAGTACCGATTGTCTTTAACTACAATTACAATCTCTTTAGGTAACACTGAATTTTCTCTTTTATATACCGAGATTGTGTAGTATATACTTAGTAAACTTGTGTAGTATATACTTACTAAACTTGAGAAGTATATAATTCATTTGAGAAGCTTTGAAGTAAATCTGATTAGTAAACTTGTGAAGTATATAATAATAACTAAAATTTGGAACAAAACTTTGGAACTAAAATATAGAACTTAAATCCAAACTTTTTTTAAAAGCAAAAAACCTTAACAAAATTAAATAACTAAAATTCTTTACCAATTTTTTTTTAAGGAGGAATCCCTAAAAAATGTCATCCTCTTCATCCGATGAAGTCGAAGAAAGACTGGAGGAATTATTCGACGAAATCCTCGAAGATACATACAACGACGTAATGGAGGCCCAAACCTATAAGCAAAGGAAACGTGCTTACATAGAACGAAACCTGTTTTTGATGACATTTTCCAAGGCCGAGCTCCCAGGTTATAGTACGTGGTCAATGGACACATGTATAAGTTGACGTACTACCTCACAGACGGTATATATCCCAAATGGTCAACATTTATCCAATCTATCTCGCACCCTCAAGGTCATAAAGCAGAGTTATTTGCTAGAATTCAAGAAGCAACCCGAAAAGATGTGGAATGGGCGTTTGGAGTATTACAAGCTCGATTTGCGATTGTAAAAAACCCGGCTCTTTCAATGGACAAAGAAAAGATAGGGAAGATTATGAGAGCATGTATCATACTACACAATATGATAGTCGAAAATGAACGAGATGGATACATTCAGTTCGATATATCTGAATTTGAAGAAGGAGACGTCACTAGAAGTTCACGGGTGGATACCTACAGACCTACAAATATCGCTAATATGCTCGGCATTCGGGATGATGTTCGCGATAAGCGTTTACATCAACGTTTGAAAAATGATTTAATTGAAAATATTTGGAACAAATTTGGTGATTGTTGATTAATAAATGTTGTATCTTTATCTTTAATAATGCAATAAATAAAAAATTTAATTTCAACTTTTAAAAAAAATTATTATTTTTTTATTCCTAAGAACTCCAAATTGGAGAACACTATTGGACTAACAATTCGGATTAGGATCCTTAACTATTCAAAAAAAAAAGTTAATTAATCCTAAGGACTCCATTTGCAGTCTCACCATTGCACGTGCTCTAAAAACATTATATAATTCATTCTCGACTTCCCTCGAGTCTTTCTTTATATTATTATGGTTTAAAAATGAGAATTAGGCCAAAAAAAGCACGAACTTTGCACGAATTGCCAAAAAAAACATGAACTTTTGAGCTGACCAAAAAAACACAAAACTTTCATTGACTTTAGAATTAATTAACAATGTTTTCGTTGACTTGCCAATTTAGCACGCCGTCAGCAAATTTAACAGAAAAGTTTGACGTCGTTTATTATTGGTGTTAAGTGAAACAACGTCGTTTTACGTGATTTGAAAATAAAAAGAAGTAGACCCTTAGGAATGTTGGCGTTAAGCGAAACAACATCGTTTTCAAATGAGATGAAACGACGTTGTTTTACATGATTTGAAAATAAAAAGAATTACATCCCTGGATTTGAACTCGGGTTGATTGGGACAAATTGCAAGGTATTTTACCACTGGGCTAGTGGCACTTTCAATGGAGTTACTAACACATTAAAAGATCTTTAAAATTCCAAAAATTGAAAAAAATAAAAATATTATAAAATTAAATATCAAAAATCTTCCAAAATTTTCAATTTTTTTTTAAACAATTGCTAAAAATTGAAATTAATTATACACACATAAAAAGATACCCACATATTAAAATTAAATTAAAATGCTTAAAATAAATATTGTACCCATTATGAGTGCGATTTTAATTTTTAGCTGATAATTGTAATTTTAATTTTTTGCATTTTCTTTGAATTTTTAAATTTTTTGGAATTTAAAAAATGAAATTTTGAAATATTTTTGATTTTTTAAAGAAATTTTTTTTTTTATTTTTAATTTTAATTTCAAAATTAATTTTATAATTTTTTTTTTTAGTTTTTCAATTTTTTGGAATTTTAAAGATCTTTTAAAGTTTTTAGATAATTTTTTTATATTCAATCAGTACCAAATATTATTAAATGTGTTAGTAACTCAACTGAAAGTGTCACTAGCCCAGTGGTAAAATACCTTGTCATTTGTCCTAACAACACGAGTTCAAATCCAGGGGTGTATTTCTTTTTATTTTCAAATCATGTAAAACGACGTTGTTTCATCTCATTTGAAAACGACGTCGTTTCGCTTAACGCCAACATTTAACGTTTACTTAACACTGTCTTTAACTGTGGGTTCACTCATTTGGAGATTCGTCTGCAGATTTTTTTTGGAGATTCGTCTAAAATTCATGTTTTTTTTTGCCGAATTCTCGTTTAAAAATTGGCCGCTAAATCAATATAGCACACCGTTAGATCCTTTTTACATTCATACGCTTAAAGAAAATGGCGGATCCTTCTCCTCCCACATCTCTCATTGACTCGAGAAGTGGCTTCTGCAAAGCAAACTCGACTTTCTACACCAAACGCAAACCCATTGGGCCTCCCGGCGAATCCTTCCCTCGACGTCACAACTTTCATCTCCTCTCAGCCGCACCGCGGCACCACCGCCTTCATCGACGCCGCTACTGGCCACAGCTTAAGCTTCTCCGATCTCTGGAGAGCCGTCGATCGTGTCGCCGAGTGTCTCCACCATGACGTCGGAATACGGAGAGGCGACGTCGTCCTCATTCTCTCTCCGAACTCCATATACATCCCGATCGTCTGCCTCTCCGTCATGTCTCTCGGCGCCGTCGTCACCACCGCGAACACTCTCAACACCGCCGGTGAGATTTCGAGACAGATCGCGGACAGCAACCCGACGCTCGCCTTTACGACGGTCCAGCTGGCGTCCAAACTCCCGGTCGGTATCTCCATCGTTCTCACCGAGGAGGAGCGCGTGGAGCCGACTCGCGGAGTCGTCGGTGCTGTGTCCGAGATGATGAAGAAGGAGCCGAGAGGGAAGCGAGTGAGAGACCGAGTCCACCAGGACGACACGGCGGTGATGCTTTACTCCTCAGGCACCACAGGACCGAGCAAAGGTGTGCTCTCGTCTCACGGGAACTAGACTGCTTACGTGGCGAGAATGCTCACGGAGACGTCAGTGCACGGGACTTTCATCTGCACCGTCCCGATGTTCCACACATACGGACTACTAACATTCGCTATGGCCAGCGTAGCTATCGGTTCGACGGTGGTGATCCTCAAGAGATTCGAGCTCAACGACATGATGGCAGCGGTGGAGAAGTATAAAGCCACGACTCTGCTTTTGGTGCCGCCGGTTTTGGTGACTATGGTCAACGAAGCAGATTCTATCAAGGCCAAGTACGATCTGAGCTCACTTAAGACAGTGAGGTGTGGTGGAGCGCCGTTGAGCAAGGAGGTAACAGAGGGGTTTTTAGAGAAGTACCCAACGGTCAATATATTTCAAGCGTATGCGTTGACGGAGTCAAACGGTGGTGGAGCTTTCATTGACACGGTGGAGGACAGCCGGAGATTCGGCACGTCGGGGCCGTTAACGAGTGATGTGGAGGCGAGGATCGTGGATCCGCATACGGGTCGGTTTTTGGGAATTAACCAAACAGGCGAGCTCTGGCTTAAGGGCCCGACTATTGCAAAAGGTAAATACGCTAAGGTTAATCTTATTATACCGTATAGTTTGCTAGTGGTAGGACGATCTAATTCAATTCTAATAAGTTTATTATAGCTATTATTGTTACTAGTAGGTTTAAACGGTTAAGTATGATAGCGTTTAGACTTTTTTGTAAAACAAATTCGGAAAAAAGTTGTATTTGATTTCAAGCTTTTATGAAGTTATGGACGTTGCATGTGGGTTGGACTGAGTGTGAGTAATCAAATTTTGTATTTATTGTACATGATTTCGAAATGTCAGGTACCAAATGATTTGTATATGTCAACTGGATGTTTTGTAGAGAAATTAGTAGCAAATGAATGTGTGTAAGTTGAACAACACGACAATTGTTTTATTTTTAAGCTAGTTGGAGAAATTTTAAATTAATTAACTGATACATTTTCTGAATGCATACGACTATCCGTGTAGGTAGACGTTAACTTTATCTTCTTGATGAATGTTTGATCCAAAAAGGTGTTTATACTGGTGTTGTTTGTTGGAATCATACAATAAAGAATCTAATGATAAAGATTAGATTTTTGAAGTTTAGGAAAAATCTTCGTAGAATCAAATAAGAAAAAAGAACATCAAAAGACTTTATTGATTAAAAATTGTATTAGAAGAATGGTTTCTAGTGTAAAGTAAATCTAAGAATCCATAAACCATTTGTAAGAAGTGTTCTAGGTCTCAATGGAAAGATATGTGTCTCTTTAATTATATAAGGAAGAAGCTAGGACTTCATAGTAAAATGGATCTAGTTCATTGTCTAATAGACCTTGGGAGATGATGTAAATCCACCTCCAACAATGAAGATGTTTATTAGTATTAGAGAATAAATTAATGACAAAAGGTTATAAATCTTTGCAAAGATTATAAATATCTGAAAGAACAGAAAAATGAAAATCTTAAATCTCTCTTGGTACATATATAACAACGTGATTTTTTTTATTTCTTACAAGGTTATTTTAAAAACCAAGAAGCTACAAATGAAACCATCAACGCCGAAGGATGGCTTAAAACAGGAGATCTTTGCTATATCTATGAGGATGGATTTGTTTTCGCTGTGGACCGATTGAAAGAACTGATCAAATACAAAGGCTATCAGGTTAAAGATCTAACTTTGTTATATATTGATCAATGTTGTAAATTCTAAAAGAAAAGTTGGACGGAATAATCAGGTGCCTCCAGCTGAACTCGAATCTCTTCTAATCACTCATCCAGACATTCTCGATGCCGCCGTTATTCCGTACGTAATCTATTACAAACACTATGTTTTCCTTTGAATATTTTTTTTCCTTTTAAACATCAAGACAAC is a genomic window containing:
- the LOC106306879 gene encoding 4-coumarate--CoA ligase-like 4 isoform X1, which produces MASLIDSRSGFCKSNSTFYSKRNPLPLPANPSLDVTTFISSQTHRGTTAFIDAATGLRLSFSELWTAVERVADCLHHDIGLRRGHVVLILSPNSIYIPVVSLAVMSLGAVVTTANTLNTAGEISRQTADSNPTLAFTTADLAPKLAGSGISVVLERVGSTRGVNVVGAVSEMMEKEPSGQRVRDRVNEEDTAMMLYSSGTTGPSKGVITSHRNLTASVARFVSEKRIGGQVFLCTVPMFHTYGLLCFTMFTVAVGSTVVILRRFDLHGMMAAVEKYSATILALAPPVVVAMTNEADVIRAKYDLSSLRTVRCGGAPLSKEVTEGFMEKYPTVDILAGYALTESNGAGASIDTVEESRRYGSVGLLAPGVEARIVDPDTGRVMGVNQTGELWLRGPSISKGYFKNGEATNETINLEGWLRTGDICYIDEDGFLFVVDRLKELIKYKGYQVPPAELEALLVTHPDILDAAVIPFPDKEAGQYPMAYVTRKLESDLSEKQIIDFVSKQVAPYKKIRKVAFINSIPKNPSGKTLRKDLIKLATSKI
- the LOC106306879 gene encoding 4-coumarate--CoA ligase-like 4 isoform X2, with the translated sequence MASLIDSRSGFCKSNSTFYSKRNPLPLPANPSLDVTTFISSQTHRGTTAFIDAATGLRLSFSELWTAVERVADCLHHDIGLRRGHVVLILSPNSIYIPVVSLAVMSLGAVVTTANTLNTAGEISRQTADSNPTLAFTTADLAPKLAGSGISVVLERVGSTRGVNVVGAVSEMMEKEPSGQRVRDRVNEEDTAMMLYSSGTTGPSKGVITSHRNLTASVARFVSEKRIGGQVFLCTVPMFHTYGLLCFTMFTVAVGSTVVILRRFDLHGMMAAVEKYSATILALAPPVVVAMTNEADVIRAKYDLSSLRTVRCGGAPLSKEVTEGFMEKYPTVDILAGYALTESNGAGASIDTVEESRRYGSVGLLAPGVEARIVDPDTGRVMGVNQTGELWLRGPSISKGYFKNGEATNETINLEGWLRTGDICYIDEDGFLFVVDRLKELIKYKGYQVPPAELEALLIS
- the LOC106302865 gene encoding uncharacterized protein LOC106302865 translates to MGQDYSYSQPSSSSDSIDITSLLHAEAELYADEGQSSYNNPEPVQYPPQQEADDGIPTICYCGGEPVVATSSTHKDPSRRYFTCENVDDGDCNIWKWWDVAVMEEMSDLHRQLRLLKDQGNASEQKLMLLEKSVFELSNQKSGVKLVRVSSSRISFKRECLKETMSLLTSQSPIEIDSPELVVESGSKERRKWSLKEDQILIGAWLNTSKDSVVSNEQKAGVFWKRIVQYYNASPYLAGTIPRDLGQCKQRWARINEQVCKFVGCYDAALRAQRSGQNDDDVMRAAQEYFFNDHSVKFSMEHAWRELRHDQKWCSTYVTKDGGSQKRKPVQAEVDRQAEVGEPEERPVGVKAAKGVTKKKKSGREEELSQL
- the LOC106306878 gene encoding LOW QUALITY PROTEIN: 4-coumarate--CoA ligase-like 4 (The sequence of the model RefSeq protein was modified relative to this genomic sequence to represent the inferred CDS: deleted 1 base in 1 codon; substituted 1 base at 1 genomic stop codon), with translation MADPSPPTSLIDSRSGFCKANSTFYTKRKPIGLPANPSLDVTTFISSQPHRGTTAFIDAATGHSLSFSDLWRAVDRVAECLHHDVGIRRGDVVLILSPNSIYIPIVCLSVMSLGAVVTTANTLNTAGEISRQIADSNPTLAFTTVQLASKLPVGISIVLTEEERVEPTRGVVGAVSEMMKKEPRGKRVRDRVHQDDTAVMLYSSGTTGPSKGVLSSHGNXTAYVARMLTETSVHGTFICTVPMFHTYGLLTFAMASVAIGSTVVILKRFELNDMMAAVEKYKATTLLLVPPVLVTMVNEADSIKAKYDLSSLKTVRCGGAPLSKEVTEGFLEKYPTVNIFQAYALTESNGGGAFIDTVEDSRRFGTSGPLTSDVEARIVDPHTGRFLGINQTGELWLKGPTIAKGYFKNQEATNETINAEGWLKTGDLCYIYEDGFVFAVDRLKELIKYKGYQVPPAELESLLITHPDILDAAVIPFPDKEAGQYPMAYVTRKVESNLSEKQVIEFISKQVAPYKKIRKVAFINSIPKTASGKTLRKDLIKLATSKL